A stretch of DNA from Lawsonibacter asaccharolyticus:
AAGCTCTTCCCCGCCCTGCCCGACGAGAAATCCCGCCGCGTGGGCCAGTCTGTGGCCGCCGCCAGCCTGCCGGAGGTGTAAGCGCCCATGATCATCGGCAACGCCAAGCTGTTCCTGGACGGCGCCTTCCAGGAGGGCTCCCTCACCTTTGAAAACGGCGTCATCACCGCTGTGGGCCCCGCCCAGGGTCCCTGTGACCTGGACGCCGGGGGAAAGTATCTGGTCCCCGGCTTCCTCGATGTCCACACCCACGGGGCCATGAACGAGGACTTCTCCGACGGGCGGCCCGAAGGACTGCCCATCATGTCCCGCCACTACGCCGCCCACGGCGTCACCTCCTTTCTGGCCACCACCATGACCCTGAAGGAGGAGACCCTCACCCCCGCCATGCACGCCATCCGGGACTTCCGCCGCCCGGCGGACGGCGCCAAGTGCGCCGGCATCCACCTGGAGGGTCCCTTCCTGTGCTACGCCAAGCGGGGCGCCCAGGCGGCGGAGAACCTGCACGAGCCGGACGCTTCCATGTTCCACCGCCTCAATGAGGCCAGCGGCGGCATGGTCCGCCTGATCACCGTGGCGCCGGAGGAGGAGGGGGCCATCCCCTTTATCCGGGAGGTCTCCCAGACCTGCACCGTCTCCCTCGGCCACACCACTGCCGGCTATGAGACCGCCATGGCGGCCTACGGTGCGGGGGCCAGCCACGCCACCCACCTCTTCAACGCCATGCCCTCCTTCCTCCACCGGGAGCCCGGGGTCATCGGCGCGGCCCTGGACAGCGGCGCCACGGTGGAGCTGATCTGTGACGGCCTGCACATCCATCCCGCCGTCATCCGGGCCACCCACAAGCTGTTTGGAGACAAGCTGGTCATCATCAGCGACTCCCTGCGCTGCGCCGGCATGCCCGACGGCGAGTATGAGCTGGGCGGGCAGCCCATCGAGATGAAGGGCGGCAAGGCCACCCTGCGCGGGACCGACACCCTGGCCGGCTCCTCCTCCAACCTGCTCTCCGAGCTGCAAAACGTGGTGGCATTCGGCCTGCCTCTGGAGGACGCCGTCACCGCCCTCACCCTTGCTCCCGCCAGGGCCGTCCGGCTGGACCACCAGATTGGCTCCTTGGCCGTGGGCAAGCAGGCCGACCTGGTGCTGCTCAACCCAGACCTCACCCTGGACTCCGTCTATGTGGACGGGGAAAAGGTCCGCTGAATTTAGAAGGAGGAATCCCCCATGAAGATCATTTCCGCAAAGGACTATCAGGCGCTCAGCCGCGCCGCCGCCAATATCATCTCTGCCCAGGTCATCCTCAAGCCCAGCTGTGTCCTGGGCCTGGCCACCGGCTCCAGTCCGGTGGGCACCTATCAGCAGCTCATCGAGTGGTACAAGCAGGGTGACCTGGACTTCTCCCAGGTCCGCACCGTCAACCTGGACGAGTATGTGGGGCTGGACAAGGACCACGACCAGAGCTACGCCTACTTCATGCGCACCAACCTGTTCGACCACATCAACGTGGACCCCGCCAACACCAACATCCCGGACGGCATGGCCCCCGACGAGGCGGAGGAGTGCGCCCGCTACGACAAGGTCATCCATGACCTGGGCGGCATCGACCTGCAGCTGCTGGGCCTGGGCGTCAACGGCCACATCGGCTTCAACGAGCCCGCCGACGCCTTCTCCACCGGCACCCATCAGGTCACCCTCACCGAGAGCACCCGGGACGCCAACAAGCGCTTCTTCGCCAGCATCGACGAGGTGCCCACCCACGCCCGCACCATGGGCACCCGGGAGATCCTTCAGGCCCGCCGGGTGCTGATGGTGGCCTCCGGCGCCAACAAGGCCCAGGCCATCAAGGACGCTTTCTTCGGCCCCGTCAC
This window harbors:
- a CDS encoding glucosamine-6-phosphate deaminase, which gives rise to MKIISAKDYQALSRAAANIISAQVILKPSCVLGLATGSSPVGTYQQLIEWYKQGDLDFSQVRTVNLDEYVGLDKDHDQSYAYFMRTNLFDHINVDPANTNIPDGMAPDEAEECARYDKVIHDLGGIDLQLLGLGVNGHIGFNEPADAFSTGTHQVTLTESTRDANKRFFASIDEVPTHARTMGTREILQARRVLMVASGANKAQAIKDAFFGPVTPQVPASILQYHPDFTLVADEAALSLL
- a CDS encoding N-acetylglucosamine-6-phosphate deacetylase — its product is MIIGNAKLFLDGAFQEGSLTFENGVITAVGPAQGPCDLDAGGKYLVPGFLDVHTHGAMNEDFSDGRPEGLPIMSRHYAAHGVTSFLATTMTLKEETLTPAMHAIRDFRRPADGAKCAGIHLEGPFLCYAKRGAQAAENLHEPDASMFHRLNEASGGMVRLITVAPEEEGAIPFIREVSQTCTVSLGHTTAGYETAMAAYGAGASHATHLFNAMPSFLHREPGVIGAALDSGATVELICDGLHIHPAVIRATHKLFGDKLVIISDSLRCAGMPDGEYELGGQPIEMKGGKATLRGTDTLAGSSSNLLSELQNVVAFGLPLEDAVTALTLAPARAVRLDHQIGSLAVGKQADLVLLNPDLTLDSVYVDGEKVR